The DNA region AAAAGAGAAACTTAAAACTGcactaattaattatattggaactcttataaaaaatattatagaatattgtaatattttatttgtaatgtaatatttagttatgtattttactgtatccttttaattatataaatattctatatatctgtaaagttttatgaattttaattaaatgtaatgaatataaaaaaatttaatataaaaaaattttaaaatttgaagttttgcttTTGGTGGTTTCAAAATAGAGCTAATGCTCTTAGAGAAAAGCATACGAATTAAAATCTGATCTATGTGTAAAATCACGACGACGTATAACAAGCTTTTCTCTTGTTTctttaaaaccaaaacactgCCTAAAGGCCTATCATTTCTTCTTCGTTTAATTTAATGCATAGAAAGCTGTTTTCAAATCGAAAAAAAGAAATCTGATATGAGTATGAAAACACAGTGTTGGTTTTGTTGGGACTAGAATATAATCATCGTATGATCGAGTGATGGATTAGATCTAATTGCTTAATTATaagatattaaaaattcaaGTCCAAATCAATCAGCGCTgcaaaaaaacaataattattttggAGGAGATGACTCAGTGGTGGCTAGTAATATTAGGTTCGATTCTGCCTGCAAGTTACTTCAGCTGAACTCAGAAGAGGGAGCGTTATATCCTCATCGTCATCTCCAATCCCCAATTTCAAACaataaatcaatattttcaaaatcaaagcgattaaaatgaataaaatagaaacaaaaaaaaagcgtATCGAAATACTATAAAAGAGAAGGCTCAGTTCAGCGGGATTATCGACACAGAAACGAATCTCGAAAGAAACGCCTCATTACGGTCTGTTGAGCTTGAATATTTCCGAGTCGTCactgccttttttttttctcttttctcaatctattttaatgaataaagaTTATCGACAAGAGAACGAAGAAACCAGCaactaaaacagaaaagaaaaagaacttaTTCAACGGAATCGTAAACAAGATACAATGATTATGAATTGGAATTGATGATTCAAACATACGGCGATTGCTGTTTATTTATATAGTGTGATGAGTAGTAGCTAGGGTTTAGCTAGGTCTTCCTTAGAGGCCCAATTCCGGCCCGTTTAATTCTCGCGGATGTTTTGGTTTAATCTCGGTAcgattttattttggttctCTTGGCATggattttggtttaatttagcTTGTAACTGAAATATTTGGTCTCTTCTTTTCATTACTTACCAACATGATCTACAATAATGCTGGTTTCTAGTTCTAGGACAATGCAACTACAACACTCCATGTGAATAAGAGAAGATAAGATAACGAACCGTCTTTTATGTTTACAAAACCTCTCTACATCAAACATTTATCTACTGACAAGAGATTTTCTGTAACATGGAGTCCCATAATTGACAGAGGATGCCCATAGGCTTCTCAAGCAACCTCATCAGACTTGGCGTGGCAGCAGCAAGGATGGACGTGATGAGAACGCAGTAAAGCTTCACATGATCAGGCGCGACGCTGGTCATGGCCGTGTTGTGGGAGAAGTACATAGCCATCATACAGATCTGAAGCTGGAACCGCAACGGGAACCCGAGGGTGAGAATATTGAGCATAGAGAGCGAAACCGAAAACCCAATCGTGTTGAAGAAGACAAACAGAGTGAAAGCGATTCCGTTAAAGGTCCCCATGATAGACTGCCCTGCTATATGAGCTTGTTGGGCCGGCGTATTCGTCGTCGTGTTCTTGGAAACTTCAGGTGTGTAGCTATCTTGCCAGGTCCCACCTGGTGGAGTCAGGCTGGCCTGGAAGGTGGCTGTGGCGACTAGCGAAGCCACCACCAGTAAAGCGCTGCGTGCCTCTGATGGCGAGTCTCTGTGCTTTTTGAAAGTGAAGTACTTTACAAGATCTTTATGGCTTTGTGCTCTCTCTTGGCATGTGGAAGTTGAAGAAGTGGTTCTTTGGACATTGGTTGTACCACCTCTTTGAGCTCCAGCTTCGGTAAGCTTCTCGTAGATTTCTCTATCACCAGCTTCGCTCGGAAACATAACCAGCAAGTCCAGTGAGGAGAGACACATCTTGTTCATAGCATTCACCTCAAATGTCCTTGACTCTTCTGGTATTGCCTCAACCAACACTTCAATCACCTGTAaggtataaaaaaaatttaaaaaaaaaccaaacaggTTTTGGTTTTACTcttaaaagacaaaacaaaattggTTCTTACCTGGCGATTTTTTCTCCAGGTAGCTAGATGAAGAGCAGTGTTACCCTGTTCATCTTTCTTGTACAACACTTCAATTCGATTCGTCTCCGTGATCAACTCAACAATAGCTATCACCGCTCCAGTCTCTTGGTGCATAACAGCAAGATGCAAAGCAGTTTGACCTTGAACCGTCTCATCTTCTACGCAGTCAACACAGGTTGACACAATCTCTCTGATCACATCGGTTTTGCCTCTCATCGCTGCCACATGAAGTGGAGTCTTCCCATCTCTACCTTTAAGCCGGCAAAACTTCTTGTCGATTCCCAAAATTGCCCTCACGGTCTCTACTTGCCCTGCTCCTGCAGCCGCATGCAGAGGGGTAAAACCTTCTTTGTCCAAATCATAGACTGATGACCTCTGCCGTGGAAACTTCCCGGCCACGACATGCTCTTCACTCCTGGAATTAAAGGGGTTATACAGAGGATCAGTCAGGATCTCTATCGGTTGATGCGTCTCAAAAGCATCCATTTTGGTTATGATGCAaaggagacagagagagagagaacagatGATATTGGTTTGAATATTACCATGATGGTCCATCACGATTTATTATTCTATTACAGAAAACTCCCTTTGACATTTGACTTCGTAGCATATTAAAAGTTCCTTAAATGAAAGAAATGGTTACAAGTGTCAGTTTGACTTTTTAGCATTACACACCATTTGAATTCTAGTTATCTAAGTCCAGACTTTCTGCCTTGAGTCCAGACTCTATGTTCCATTGGGTCAATTTTGCAATTAAGAGGAGAGTTCCTGTTATTATGGGGGAAGAGAAACAAAGAGACTTAAACAAGACTCCTAAACCTATAATTCAAGCCTGTGGAATGAACCCTTTTTCTTCCAGGGAAATGTAACAGTAACCTTTATATCAAAATCATGATGCTAGTAAAAGCTCTTGGAACTGTCAGAGCATCTTTAAAGACCGGGAATAGCCTCCAGGTTATACTTCTCTTCAGCTTTCAGATTTTCACCTTCTACGCTCTCTGGAGACGGTTCCGGCTTCTCCAACGCACTCTGAAGATACATGGAAGAGGTTTGACGGGTTTTGCTGCTAGGATTGCTTATTTGACTAGCAAGAAACCGTCGGATGAGCCCTCTCAGAAACGGAGCCAACGTATCTGGTTCATGTTCTAG from Raphanus sativus cultivar WK10039 unplaced genomic scaffold, ASM80110v3 Scaffold4214, whole genome shotgun sequence includes:
- the LOC130507244 gene encoding ankyrin repeat-containing protein At2g01680-like isoform X1, with the translated sequence MDHHGNIQTNIICSLSLCLLCIITKMDAFETHQPIEILTDPLYNPFNSRSEEHVVAGKFPRQRSSVYDLDKEGFTPLHAAAGAGQVETVRAILGIDKKFCRLKGRDGKTPLHVAAMRGKTDVIREIVSTCVDCVEDETVQGQTALHLAVMHQETGAVIAIVELITETNRIEVLYKKDEQGNTALHLATWRKNRQVIEVLVEAIPEESRTFEVNAMNKMCLSSLDLLVMFPSEAGDREIYEKLTEAGAQRGGTTNVQRTTSSTSTCQERAQSHKDLVKYFTFKKHRDSPSEARSALLVVASLVATATFQASLTPPGGTWQDSYTPEVSKNTTTNTPAQQAHIAGQSIMGTFNGIAFTLFVFFNTIGFSVSLSMLNILTLGFPLRFQLQICMMAMYFSHNTAMTSVAPDHVKLYCVLITSILAAATPSLMRLLEKPMGILCQLWDSMLQKISCQ
- the LOC130507244 gene encoding ankyrin repeat-containing protein BDA1-like isoform X2, with protein sequence MLRSQMSKGVFCNRIINRDGPSWSEEHVVAGKFPRQRSSVYDLDKEGFTPLHAAAGAGQVETVRAILGIDKKFCRLKGRDGKTPLHVAAMRGKTDVIREIVSTCVDCVEDETVQGQTALHLAVMHQETGAVIAIVELITETNRIEVLYKKDEQGNTALHLATWRKNRQVIEVLVEAIPEESRTFEVNAMNKMCLSSLDLLVMFPSEAGDREIYEKLTEAGAQRGGTTNVQRTTSSTSTCQERAQSHKDLVKYFTFKKHRDSPSEARSALLVVASLVATATFQASLTPPGGTWQDSYTPEVSKNTTTNTPAQQAHIAGQSIMGTFNGIAFTLFVFFNTIGFSVSLSMLNILTLGFPLRFQLQICMMAMYFSHNTAMTSVAPDHVKLYCVLITSILAAATPSLMRLLEKPMGILCQLWDSMLQKISCQ